From the genome of Hymenobacter sp. PAMC 26628, one region includes:
- a CDS encoding cytochrome b/b6 domain-containing protein, whose protein sequence is MVPSSVSVQTADSPSTHDYSAPLRVWHWGNALLVTGQLLTILFLNVIVDARSAIPEFMKAATKDGGAPTEQQGRAFAHIISDRIWEWHIAIGLGLAAFWLLRVLLELRGPAEVRFSTRLMLVARKYRLAPPAEKGDARHALFAKTTYALFYIFLTVMVITGLALTWADDVPFLHSIEHTVKEVHNVTMYLIIGFFVLHLAGVVWSEITEDNGLISRMVSGSKAGNQRA, encoded by the coding sequence ATGGTCCCTTCATCTGTTTCGGTACAAACCGCCGACTCACCTTCTACCCACGATTATTCGGCGCCGCTGCGTGTTTGGCACTGGGGCAATGCCCTGCTGGTAACCGGCCAGTTGCTGACCATCCTCTTCCTGAATGTTATCGTCGATGCGCGCTCAGCCATCCCGGAGTTTATGAAGGCGGCGACCAAGGACGGTGGGGCCCCCACCGAGCAGCAAGGCCGGGCATTTGCCCACATCATCAGCGACCGGATCTGGGAATGGCACATTGCCATCGGCCTCGGGCTAGCCGCTTTCTGGCTGTTGCGGGTACTGCTGGAGCTGCGGGGCCCCGCAGAGGTGCGCTTCTCGACGCGCTTGATGCTGGTGGCCCGCAAGTACCGCCTCGCCCCGCCCGCCGAAAAGGGCGACGCGCGCCACGCGCTATTTGCCAAGACCACGTACGCGTTGTTTTACATCTTCTTAACCGTCATGGTCATCACCGGCCTGGCCCTGACCTGGGCCGACGACGTACCGTTTCTGCACAGCATCGAACACACGGTCAAGGAAGTACACAACGTGACTATGTACCTAATTATTGGCTTTTTCGTGCTGCACTTGGCTGGCGTGGTGTGGTCGGAAATTACCGAAGATAACGGCCTTATTTCGCGGATGGTTAGCGGCAGCAAAGCCGGCAACCAGCGCGCTTAG
- a CDS encoding pyridoxal phosphate-dependent aminotransferase, translated as MPSISHRGQAMPVSPFRKLLPFADAAKQAGKVVYPLNIGQPDVLTPPEMMEAVRNADIKVLGYGLGAGSDSYRHKLATYYQRAGIPAQFEHIMVTTAGSEAIMFAMLACLNPGDEVIVAEPFYGTYTAFAIAAGVNIVAVTSHIEDGFALPPLADFEAVITDRTRAILICNPSNPTGYVYRRDELEALLGLCIRHDLYLLSDEAYREYCYDGATSTSVLSLEGSEPYAVVLDTISKRYSACGARVGAFVTRNLDVWQAAFHFGQMRICPPTLEMIAAEAAADLPPSYFDGTRAEYQARRDLMVARLRAMPGVTCPVPGGAFYVVARLPVDDAEKFGQWLLEEFTLDNQTLMLSPANGFYHTPGLGIQEVRIAYVINRTDLAAAMTCLEVALREYPGRTMHLAGAAAVEAAASTAS; from the coding sequence ATGCCATCAATCTCCCACCGCGGCCAGGCCATGCCGGTGTCGCCGTTTCGCAAGTTATTGCCGTTTGCCGATGCTGCCAAGCAGGCTGGCAAAGTCGTTTATCCGCTCAACATCGGCCAGCCCGACGTGCTGACGCCCCCCGAAATGATGGAGGCCGTGCGCAACGCCGACATCAAGGTGTTGGGCTACGGGCTGGGGGCGGGCTCCGATAGCTACCGCCACAAGCTGGCCACCTATTACCAGCGGGCGGGCATTCCGGCGCAGTTCGAGCACATCATGGTGACGACGGCGGGCAGCGAGGCCATCATGTTCGCCATGCTCGCCTGCCTCAACCCGGGCGATGAAGTGATTGTGGCCGAACCGTTTTACGGCACCTATACCGCATTTGCCATCGCGGCTGGCGTGAACATCGTGGCCGTCACGTCGCACATCGAGGACGGTTTTGCCCTGCCGCCGCTGGCTGATTTCGAGGCCGTCATCACGGACCGTACCCGCGCCATCCTCATCTGCAACCCCAGCAACCCCACCGGCTACGTGTACCGGCGCGACGAGCTGGAGGCGCTGCTGGGCCTGTGCATCCGCCACGATTTGTATTTGCTGTCGGACGAGGCGTACCGCGAGTATTGCTACGACGGGGCTACCTCAACCAGCGTGCTCAGCCTGGAAGGCAGCGAGCCGTACGCCGTGGTGCTCGACACCATTTCGAAACGTTACAGCGCTTGTGGGGCCCGCGTGGGAGCCTTCGTCACGCGAAACTTGGACGTGTGGCAGGCTGCGTTCCACTTCGGGCAGATGCGCATTTGCCCCCCTACCCTGGAAATGATAGCCGCCGAGGCTGCTGCGGACCTGCCCCCCTCCTACTTCGACGGCACCCGTGCCGAGTACCAGGCCCGCCGCGACCTCATGGTGGCCCGCCTGCGGGCCATGCCGGGCGTGACGTGCCCCGTGCCCGGGGGCGCTTTCTACGTGGTGGCCCGCCTGCCCGTGGACGACGCCGAGAAGTTTGGGCAGTGGCTGCTGGAAGAGTTTACGCTCGACAACCAGACGCTGATGCTGTCGCCCGCTAATGGTTTCTACCACACGCCGGGCCTGGGCATCCAGGAAGTACGTATCGCCTACGTCATCAACCGCACGGACTTGGCGGCGGCTATGACGTGCTTGGAGGTAGCGTTGCGCGAATATCCGGGGCGCACGATGCATCTTGCGGGCGCGGCGGCCGTAGAAGCGGCAGCCTCCACCGCCTCGTAA
- the icd gene encoding NADP-dependent isocitrate dehydrogenase, with translation MAEQKITIKNGKLNVPDKPTIPYIEGDGTGPDIWRASQLVFDAAVEKAYGGKKQLVWKEVLAGEKSFKQTGNWLPAETLDAFRDYLVGIKGPLTTPVGGGIRSLNVALRQELDLYACVRPVRYYDGVPSPVKHPELTNMVIFRENTEDIYAGIEYMNGTPQAQKMLEFLVDEMGVKKIRFPETSSFGIKPVSKEGTERLVRAAIKYALEHKLPSVTLVHKGNIMKFTEGAFKTWGYELAEKEFGAKVFTWAQYDKIVAKQGVAVADALQKQAQDQGKLIIKDSIADAFLQQILLRPAEYSVVATLNLNGDYISDALAAIVGGIGIAPGANINYLTGHAIFEATHGTAPKYANQDKVNPGSVILSGVMMLEHMGWKEAADLINKGLEAAIESKRVTYDFERQMEGATLLKTSEFGQEIIKNM, from the coding sequence ATGGCAGAACAGAAAATCACCATCAAAAATGGCAAGCTGAACGTACCCGATAAGCCCACGATTCCCTACATTGAGGGCGATGGCACGGGCCCGGACATCTGGCGTGCCTCGCAGCTTGTATTCGACGCGGCCGTGGAAAAAGCTTACGGCGGCAAAAAGCAGCTGGTGTGGAAGGAAGTGCTGGCCGGCGAGAAATCCTTTAAGCAAACCGGCAACTGGCTTCCCGCCGAAACCCTCGACGCGTTCCGCGACTACCTCGTGGGCATCAAGGGGCCCCTGACCACGCCCGTGGGCGGCGGCATCCGCTCGCTGAACGTGGCCCTGCGCCAGGAGCTGGACCTGTACGCCTGCGTGCGCCCCGTGCGCTACTACGACGGCGTGCCCTCGCCGGTGAAGCACCCGGAGCTGACCAACATGGTCATCTTCCGCGAAAACACCGAGGACATCTACGCCGGCATCGAGTACATGAACGGCACGCCCCAGGCCCAGAAAATGCTGGAATTCCTGGTGGACGAGATGGGGGTGAAGAAAATTCGCTTTCCCGAAACGTCGTCGTTCGGTATTAAGCCCGTGTCGAAGGAAGGCACCGAGCGCCTCGTACGCGCTGCCATCAAGTATGCCTTGGAACACAAGCTACCGTCGGTGACGCTGGTGCACAAGGGCAACATCATGAAGTTCACCGAAGGTGCCTTCAAAACCTGGGGCTACGAGCTGGCCGAGAAGGAGTTTGGCGCTAAAGTATTTACCTGGGCCCAGTACGACAAGATTGTGGCCAAACAGGGTGTGGCCGTGGCCGATGCCCTGCAAAAGCAGGCCCAGGACCAAGGCAAGCTCATCATCAAGGACAGCATCGCCGATGCGTTCCTCCAACAGATTTTGCTGCGCCCCGCCGAGTACTCGGTGGTGGCCACGCTGAACCTGAACGGCGACTACATCTCCGACGCCCTAGCGGCCATCGTGGGCGGCATCGGCATCGCGCCGGGCGCCAACATCAACTACCTCACCGGCCACGCCATCTTCGAAGCCACCCACGGCACGGCCCCCAAGTACGCCAACCAGGACAAAGTGAACCCCGGCTCGGTTATCCTCTCGGGGGTGATGATGCTGGAGCACATGGGCTGGAAAGAAGCCGCCGACCTCATCAACAAAGGCTTAGAAGCCGCCATTGAGAGTAAGCGCGTCACTTACGACTTCGAGCGCCAAATGGAAGGTGCTACCCTCCTCAAAACGAGCGAGTTCGGCCAGGAGATTATCAAAAATATGTAG
- a CDS encoding M16 family metallopeptidase, protein MKKSSLLLLPALAALGFATECQTSKPAATTTAPAAPAPPAAAKEKTYSYETAPNDPLNARIYHLANGLTVYLSDYKNAPRIQTYVAVRAGSKNDPAAATGLAHYLEHMVFKGTSRLGTKDWSKEKPELDKIEALYETYRGQRNDPAARKRTYHQIDSISGVAARYAVPNEYDKLMGSLGSKGSNAHTSNEETVYQEDIPSNQLEKWAAVQSERFTEMVPRLFHTELEAVYEEKNRGLDSDFSKEFEALNAALYPTHPYGTQTTIGTIEHLQNPSITEIKKYFGEYYVPNNVALCLSGDLDYDQTIRLIDKYFGTWQQKTVPAFNAPVEQPIAAPITKEVVGPQAENVMVGYRFAGKATRDGLRLRMLDKILTNGQAGLFDLDLNQQQKVLQASTFTDLNDDYSAHILFGTPRQGQSLEAVQALMLAEVAKVKQDQFPDWLIPAIVNNEKLQRTKDYESNLARASAFYESFIERISWADYVKQQEDFGTITKAEIVKFANDHYGANYVTIYKRTGTDPNKVKVVKPAITPVPANRDAASVYYTEVSKLPSTELQPVFVDYKKDIQQVEVKPGLPLYYTKNTENGLFSLFYAIDLGTNNLPLLDVATDYMQYLGTGQYSAAQLQQEFYKLGCSFAVSSSQDRVLVSLSGLDSNLVPALKLFEQLLNNPRPDAAALKNQVAGILKQRQDAKLNKGVILNQAMLNYAKYGARNPFTNIVSEAQLKSLKPEQLTALLKSLPTYEHRVLYYGPRAISGNDIYTNGTTLVGITGVVASAHKTPAKLTPDPAAKDFAEQPLKDRKVYWADYNMVQAEILFLTKGDLYDKGLVPTVSLYNEYFGGGMGSIVFQDLRESKALAYSASSRYASADKLGRSNYIVSYIGTQSDKLPEAMTGMEGLLTDMPMAEANLQIAKQSIRNSIATDRITHEGILLSYERARRLGLDYDVRRDVYEQTAKMSFDDLKKFQAAKVKGQNQVVLVIGSKDRLNFKELAKYGTVQQLTLKELFGY, encoded by the coding sequence CGTGGCCGTGCGGGCGGGTTCGAAAAACGACCCGGCGGCCGCCACCGGCCTGGCCCACTACCTCGAACACATGGTGTTCAAGGGCACGTCGCGGCTCGGTACCAAAGATTGGAGCAAGGAAAAGCCCGAGCTGGACAAGATTGAGGCCCTGTACGAAACCTACCGCGGCCAGCGCAACGACCCCGCCGCCCGCAAGCGCACCTACCACCAGATTGACTCCATTTCGGGGGTGGCGGCCCGCTACGCCGTGCCCAACGAGTACGACAAGCTGATGGGCAGCCTCGGCTCGAAGGGCTCGAACGCGCACACCTCGAACGAGGAAACGGTGTACCAGGAAGACATTCCGAGCAACCAGCTGGAAAAGTGGGCCGCTGTGCAGAGCGAGCGGTTCACCGAAATGGTGCCGCGCCTGTTTCACACCGAGCTGGAGGCCGTGTACGAGGAGAAAAACCGGGGGCTCGACAGCGACTTCAGCAAGGAGTTTGAAGCGCTGAACGCGGCGCTCTACCCCACGCACCCCTACGGCACGCAGACGACCATTGGCACGATTGAGCACCTGCAAAACCCGTCGATTACGGAGATTAAGAAGTACTTCGGCGAGTACTACGTACCCAACAACGTGGCGCTATGCCTGAGCGGCGACCTGGACTACGACCAAACCATTCGGCTGATTGACAAGTATTTTGGAACCTGGCAACAGAAGACCGTGCCGGCGTTTAACGCACCCGTCGAGCAACCGATTGCGGCTCCCATCACCAAGGAAGTAGTGGGGCCCCAGGCTGAGAACGTGATGGTGGGCTACCGCTTTGCGGGCAAAGCCACTCGCGACGGCCTACGGCTGCGGATGCTGGACAAGATCCTGACCAACGGCCAGGCCGGCCTGTTCGACCTCGACCTGAACCAGCAGCAAAAGGTACTGCAAGCCAGCACCTTTACCGACCTGAACGACGATTATTCCGCACACATCCTGTTCGGCACGCCCCGCCAGGGCCAGTCGCTGGAAGCGGTGCAGGCCCTGATGCTGGCCGAAGTAGCAAAAGTGAAGCAGGACCAGTTCCCGGACTGGCTGATTCCGGCCATCGTGAACAACGAAAAGCTGCAACGCACCAAGGACTACGAGAGCAACCTGGCCCGCGCTAGCGCCTTCTACGAGTCGTTTATTGAGCGCATTAGTTGGGCCGATTACGTGAAGCAACAGGAGGATTTTGGCACCATCACGAAGGCCGAAATCGTGAAGTTTGCCAACGACCACTACGGCGCCAATTACGTCACCATTTACAAGCGCACTGGCACCGACCCCAACAAGGTGAAGGTGGTAAAGCCCGCCATTACGCCGGTGCCAGCCAACCGCGACGCGGCCTCGGTCTACTACACCGAGGTTTCGAAGCTGCCGAGCACGGAGTTGCAGCCGGTGTTCGTGGACTACAAAAAGGATATTCAGCAGGTGGAAGTAAAGCCCGGCCTGCCGCTGTACTACACCAAGAATACCGAGAACGGGCTGTTCAGCCTGTTTTACGCCATCGACCTGGGCACCAATAATCTGCCGCTGCTCGACGTAGCCACCGATTATATGCAGTACTTGGGTACCGGGCAGTACTCGGCGGCGCAGTTGCAACAGGAGTTTTACAAGCTGGGTTGCTCGTTTGCGGTCAGCAGCAGCCAGGACCGGGTGCTCGTCAGCCTCAGCGGACTGGACAGCAACCTGGTGCCGGCGCTCAAGCTGTTTGAGCAGCTGCTCAACAACCCGCGCCCCGACGCGGCGGCCCTCAAAAACCAGGTGGCCGGTATTTTGAAGCAGCGCCAGGATGCCAAGCTCAACAAGGGCGTGATTCTGAACCAGGCCATGCTGAACTACGCGAAGTATGGCGCGCGCAACCCATTTACTAACATCGTATCCGAGGCGCAGTTGAAATCGCTGAAGCCGGAGCAACTGACAGCTCTGCTAAAATCGCTGCCGACGTATGAGCACCGGGTGCTGTACTACGGGCCGCGTGCTATATCAGGCAATGATATATACACCAATGGCACCACGCTTGTTGGTATTACAGGTGTAGTTGCATCCGCTCACAAAACCCCCGCCAAACTAACGCCCGACCCCGCCGCTAAAGACTTCGCCGAGCAGCCGCTGAAAGACCGCAAGGTGTATTGGGCCGACTACAACATGGTGCAGGCCGAAATCCTGTTCCTGACCAAGGGCGACCTCTACGACAAGGGCTTGGTGCCCACGGTGAGCCTCTACAACGAATACTTCGGCGGCGGCATGGGCAGCATCGTGTTCCAGGACCTGCGCGAGAGCAAAGCCCTGGCCTACTCGGCCAGCTCGCGCTACGCCAGCGCCGACAAGCTGGGCCGCTCCAACTACATCGTGAGCTACATCGGCACCCAGAGCGATAAGCTGCCCGAGGCCATGACCGGCATGGAAGGCCTGCTCACCGACATGCCCATGGCCGAAGCCAACCTCCAGATTGCCAAGCAGTCCATCCGCAACAGCATCGCCACCGACCGCATCACCCACGAAGGCATTTTGCTGAGCTACGAGCGGGCCCGCCGCCTGGGCCTCGACTACGACGTGCGCCGCGACGTATACGAGCAAACCGCCAAGATGAGCTTTGACGATTTGAAGAAGTTTCAGGCCGCCAAAGTAAAGGGCCAGAACCAAGTAGTGCTGGTCATCGGCTCAAAAGACCGGCTCAACTTCAAGGAGCTGGCCAAGTATGGCACCGTGCAGCAGCTCACCCTGAAAGAACTGTTCGGCTATTGA